GGTCAGCGACGAGCGGCTCGCCGTGATCACACCGCCCGGCCATCGCCTGGCAGGTGCCCGACCAGCGCTGCGCAACCTCCACGAGGAGACCGTGCTCTGCATCCCGCCCGGCACGGGCATCCGCACCGCGTTCGAGCGATCCTGTGCGCGGGCCGGGCTCGAGGCGAGGGTCGACCTGTCGGCGTCCAACCCCGAGACGCTGCTCGGACTGACCGCACGCGGCCTGGGTGTCTGCGTGCTGGCCGAGTCGATGGCTCAGGGTTCGACCGACCTGGTCACCACGCCGATCGTCGATGCCGAGGTGCGCGCCGGACTGGCCCTGGTGACCCGGGACGGTGACCGGCAACGTGCCACCGGCCGCCTCTTCGAGCTGCTCCGCGAAGCCCTGCGCGCAGGGAGTCAGGCCGCCTGAGACTGGCCCTGAGGCTGGCTCTGTGGATGACGCACCCCAGGGTGCTCGGGCGGCAGCGAGCGGCGCAGCACCAGCCAGCTCACCAGCAGGCACAGCGCGACCAGCGGCCAGCTGAGGCCGACCCGCGCGACCGCAAGGGCGACCACGTCGCCCGACCACCACAGCGGTCCGAAGACGGCGACCCTCACGACGTACTGAGCGACCCAGACCCAGCTCGCCCGCGCGTAGCCACGCGCCAGTGCGGGGTCGCGCCGCCAGGCGCCGCGCTGGCGCAGCACCAGCCCGACGACCACGCCGAGCAGCGGCCATCGGAACGCGATGCTGACGACCCAGACCAGCGCGCTGGCCGCGTTGGCGGCGAGCTGCACCACGAAGAAGTCCTCCGCCCGCCCGGTACGCAGCGCGATCATCGCCGCCACCGCGACCCCGGCCACGCCGAGCAGCACGGCCCGCGGCTTGCGGCCCTGGCGCCACTGCCACAGCGCGATGGCCGCGGCCAGCACCAACGAGGCCACGGTCGCCACCCAGAGCTCACCGCTGACCAGCCAGGCGAGCACGAAGGCCACCGGCGGGACGGTCGCGTCGATCGCGCCACGGGCCCCTCCGAGAAGATCTGCGAGGGTCTCGGCGTCGTCGCTGCGTCGATCAGTGGTCGTCACACAAGTAAGGCTAGCCTTACTTGCAAGCGGTCGTGACCTCTCGGCCTACAGAAGTGACTTCTCGGCAGAATTCACCGGCAGGGCAACCCTGCGACGTACGCCGGCCATCCGGTGGCGCTTGGCTCATGGCGCCGCTGCTCGGGCACGCGGGAACCCCATCTCACACGGAGGTTACAACGTGTCACACGAGCACCACACGCACTCACATGGGCCGCACGGAACCGATGGTCACGACCACGGCCACGAGCACGGCCACGAGCACGCCCATGAGCACGGCCACACCCACTCCCACGAGGTCGACGAGATCACCCTCGCCGCCTCCTCGGACGCATCCGACAACGACCTGCGGCCCTCCGAGGTCACCCGGCGCAACCTGCTCCGCGCGGCCGGCGTCGCCGGCGCGGTGACGGCCGGGATGGCGGGCATGACCGGGGTGACCCCGGCGATGGCCGAAGGTGCGGCCACGGCGAAGAACAACGGCGGCGGAGGCAAGATCCGCCACTGGCTCGCCGGCGACCATCACATCCACACCCAGCACAGCTCCGACGGCATGTACCGGGTCATCGACCAGGCCCAGCACGGCGCGGCGTACGGCCTGGACTGGCTCGTCATCACCGACCACGGTGGCGCGACCCACGCCCGGCTCGGCGTCGACCTGGTCAACCCGGACATCGTGGCCGCTCGCAAGATCCTCAGCGACACCCTGATCTTCCAGGGCCTGGAGTGGAACATCCCGGCGGCCGAGCACGGCACCGTGTTCGTCGCCCCCGGCGCCCACGAGGTGGAGGTGCTCAAGCAGTTCGAGAACAGCTACGACGGCTCCGTGAAGGGAGCCGGCGGCAACTCCCCGGAGAACGAGGCGCTCGCGGTCGCGGGCATCCAGTGGCTGGGCAAGCAGGTCGACAAGCGGCGTGTGCAGGACGCGCTCTTCCTCGCCAACCACCCTGCCCGCAACGGCATCGACAGCCCCCACGAGGTGCGCGCGTGGCGCGATGCCGACCCGCGGATCGCGATCGGCTGGGAGGGCGCGCCCGGGCACCAGGCCGCCGGCCTACCGACGGGCTACGGTGCCGGCAACGCCCGCGGCTACTACGGCAACGCGCCTGGCCCGAACTCGTTCCCCGGCTACCCCGCCGAGTCCTACCGCTCCTGGGGCGGCTTCGACTGGTTCACCTCGACCGTCGGCGGCCTGTGGGACTCGCTGCTCGCCGAGGGCAAGCCGTGGTCGATCAGCGCCAACTCCGACTCCCACGTCAACTGGGGTGAAACCTCACGCCGCCCGGACGGGTCGGACTCGGCCTACTTCGACAAGCACGGCCGCTATGCCGGCCCGGTCTACGGCGACGCGGTCAACAACACCGCCGGCGACTTCTGGCCCGGCTACTACAGCCGCACCCACGTCGGCGCCGCCGACCGCAGCTACCGAGCCGTCATGACGGGCATGCGCGACGGGCGCATCTGGGTCGACCACGGCGCGCTGGTGAAGTCGGTCGACGTACGCGTGGTCGCCTCCGGCGGTCACCAGGAGAGCCTCGGCGGCACCCTGAGGGCCAAGCGCGGCAGCAGGATCTCGCTGGCCGTCACCATCACCGCCCAGGACGTCCCGAACTGGTCGCAGTTCCTGCCCAGCCTCAACCGGGTCGACGTGATCCGGGGCGCGGTCGACCCGACGTACGTCTCCGACCGCGACACCTGGAAGGCGCCCAACACCAAGGTGATCGAGCAGACCGACACCTCGGGCCGCACCGGCACCTTCCAGCTGCGCTATGACCTCGGCAGGGTCGAGGAGGCGTTCTACGTGCGCCTGCGCGGCACCGACGCCCACCGCTCCCAGGCCGGCTATCTCGGCGCCGGCATCGACCCGGAAGGCCCAGCCATCGACGTCGTCGGTGACGCCGACCCGTGGAGCGACCTGTGGTTCTACACCAACCCGATCTGGGTCGTCCCCACCCGCTGACCCCGCGGCGTACGCGCCTTCCACGTAAGCACCCTTGCGCGTGGGTCTGCCTCAGACCGAGGCGGACCCGCGCGGCAGCGGCGCCTCCCAGTGGCGCCACATCGCCAGCAGGCGCCAACCGACGCAGATGACGAAGGCGGCCGCCATCACCGCATCCGGCGGCAGCTCGAAGTAGAGGCCGAAGGCGACGACGGAAGCGCCGGCGAAGCCGGGAATGGCGTAGAAGACGCTGCGCCGCAGGATGACCGGCACCAGGCCGGCGAGCACGTCACGGATCACACCGCCGCCGACACCGGTGGCCAGGCCCATGATCGCGGCGGCCAGCGGCGAGAGCCCGTAGTCGAGCGCCTTGAGCGCGCCGGCGATGACGAAGAGCCCCAGGCCGAGCGCGTCGAAGACGTTGATCAGCGGCCCCAGACGACCCAGCGCGGGATGGAAGAAGAAGGTCAGCAGCCCGGCGCACATCGGCACCACCAGGTAGCGCCAGTCGGAGAGCGCGGCGACCGGGGTGGCCCCGATCGCCATGTCGCGCAGGAACCCGCCACCGAGCCCGGTCACGCAGGCCAGCACCACGACGCCGAAGATGTCGAGCTCCTTGCGCACGGCCACCAGACCGCCGGAGAGCGCGAAGACGAAGCACCCGGCCAGGTCGAGGGTGATGAGCGTCAGCGTCGGTTCCACCGGGAAATGGTGGCCTCGTACGTGCCATAAATCCCAAATGGCACGGGCGCGCCGCGCACGCACCCCATACGATGCATGTCTGTGGCGTAGGGTCGTCACAACCGCTTTCAGAAAGAAGAGGATGTCGGCCGAAGGACTACCGCTTGATCCGGACCAGCTCGAGGAGCAGGCACCGGACGAGGCTGGACCCGTCCTTCTTCGGCTCATCTCGGTCAGTGACGACGGCCTACGCATGCTCCTCGTGGACGACGACGAGCGTGAATACACCGCCGACATCGACGACCGTCTCCGTGCAGCACTCGAGGCTGTGTCGACCCGCCGATCGGAGCAAACCGTGAACAAGACACCGAGCAGCAGCCTGCGGCCCCGTGACATCCAGACCCGCATCCGCGCGGGCGAGAGTGCCGAGGAGGTCGCCGCTGTCGCCGGCACCACGGTCGAGAAGATCTTGGCCTTCGCCGGCCCCGTCCTCGCCGAGCGCGTGCACATGGCGCAGCGTGCCCAGCAGGCATCCGTACGCCGCAAGCCCGGCGAGGAGGCCCCGAGCACCGCCCGCACCCTGGGGCAGGCCGTCACGGCCCACTTCCAGGGCATGTACATCGACCCCGAGACGGTCAGCTGGGACTCCTACCGTCGCCCCGACGGGCGCTGGAAGCTCACCGGCGAGTTCGAGACCGCCGACCGCTCCGGGATCGCCGAGCTGACCTACGACGCCCCCGGCAACTACGTCGAGCTCGACAACGACGACGCCCGCTGGCTGACCGGAGAGAGGCTCGAGGCGCCCGCCCCCGAGCCGGAGCCGGTCACCGACGACCTGCTGGCCGCTCGTCGGCGCCGGGCGAAGGCGCCCCAGGCTCCGAGCGCGCCCGCCCCGGCTGCCCCGCCGGCGGCGTCCGCTCCCGCGACCCCGGCAGGCCCGGCCACTCCTCCCCCTGCCGCCAAGCCGGCCAGACCGGCCAAGGCACCCAAGCGAGCCTCGGCCGCCGTCGACACCCCGCTCGAGGCGTTCCTCGACGAGGAGGCTCCGAGCGGCAAGCAGCAGCCCGCCCCGGCCGAGCCCGAGGCGGGGCCCGAGACCACGGAGCCGGCCGCAGCTGCACCTGAGCAGCCCGAGCCCGCCCCGGAGGAGCCGAAGCCGGCGAAGAAGTCGTCGTCGCGCCGCAAGCGCGCCTCGGTGCCGAGCTGGGACGAGATCATGTTCGGCGGCGGCAAGCAGGAATAGCCCCGGTTCCTCAACCGAGCGCTCCCGTTCACGGACCGGCCATCGGCCGGTCCGTGTCGCGTCGGCGACCCGACCGGCCGATGTCCGTCACCGGTCGGGCAAGGGTCGGGTGACGTTCACACACCGCCGATGAAGTGGTGGAAGGCAGCTCTTCCACCCTTTCTCGGAGGCCCCGATGCTCCTGCCCACCCCACTGAGCCGACGCACGTTCGTCACCGCCTCGACCGTCTCCGCAGCGGTGATGCTGGGAACCGGTTCGATCCCCGCCGACGCGGTCACCACCCGGAGGACACCCTCCGTCGCCGGCTACCCGTTCACCTTGGGCGTCGCCTCCGGCGACCCGCTCCCCAACTCCGTGGTGCTCTGGACCCGGCTCGCCCCCGAGCCGCTCGCCCCCGATGGCTCGGGCGGGATGTTCCCCGAGCCCGTGAAGGTGCGCTGGCAGGTCGCCGAGGATCCGGCCTTCCGCAAGGTCGTCAAGGCGGGCACCGTCACCGCCACGGCCGCGCTGGCCCACTCCGTCCACCCGGAGGTCTGGGGCCTGCGGCCCGGCCGCGACTACTGGTACCGCTTCTCGGCCGCCGGCGAGGTCAGCCCCACCGGGCACACCCGGACCGCTCCGGCGTACGGCTCGAAGCTGGCCGAGATGACCTTCGCCTTCGCCTCCTGCGCAAAGTGGGACGCGGGCTTCTTCACCGCCTACCAGCACCTGGCCGAGGAGGACGTCGACGTCGTCCTCCACCTCGGCGACTACCACTACGAGTACGGCATCGACGCCACCGGCGGCGACCGCGGGGTGCCCGTCGGGAGCGACTTCGCCGGCGAGACGACGGACCTGCCGCGCTACCGGCTGCAGTACGGGCTGTGGAAGAGCGACCCCGACCTGATCGCCGCCCACGCGGCGCACGCCTTCGTCGTCGCCCCCGACGACCACGAGATCGAGAACAACTGGGCCGACGAGACCCCGGAGGAGTCGAGCCAGTCCCCGGGCGAGCTGTGGATGCCGCGGCGTACGGCCGGCTTCCAGGCCTACTACGAGCACCTGCCCTTCCGCGCCAGCGCGCTTCCGCAGGGGCCGGACATGCAGATCTACCGGCAGCTGCGCTACGGCGACCTGGTCGACTTCAACGTGCTCGACACCCGGCAGTACCGCGACGACCAGGCCTACGGCGACGGCTCCCGCCCCTCCTCCCCCGAGCTCACGCCCGACATCTACGACCCCTCGCGCTCGATGATGGGGCTGCACCAGGAGAAGTGGCTGCAGCGCAGCTGGCGCCAGTCGGGTGCCCGCTGGCAGGTTCTCGCCAACCAGGCTCCGATGGCCGAGACCGACCTCGATGACACCGACGCCAAGACCCTCTACATGGACCCCTGGGACGGCTACATCGCCAACCGCAACCGGCTCCTGGAGGGCGCCCGCACCGCCGGCGTCGAGAATCTGGTCGTCGTCACCGGCGACCGGCACCAGAACTACGCCTCCAACCTGCTCGCCGACTACGACGACCCGGAGTCGGCGGTCGTCGGCAGCGAGTTCGTCGGCACGTCGGTGACCAGCGGCGGAGACGGCGCCGACATGACCACCGGCGGCGAGGCGCTGCTGCGTGCCAACGACCACCTGAAGTTCTTCAACGGCCAACGCGGCTACGTGCGCGTCACGGTGACCCGCGAGACGCTCTCCAGCGACTACCGGGTGCTCCCCTACGTCACCAGGCGCGGCGCGCCGGTCTCCACCCGGGCGACGTACGTCGTCGAGAACGGTCGCCCCGGCGTGCAGCTGGACACCGAGGGCGCCGTCGTCGGCACCAATTACGCCGCGACCGAGATGCCGTCGCTCAACGGCTGACCGCGCCGGTCGAGGTCAGCCGAACGGCAGCGGCTCGGGCGAGAGCGAGACCGACTTCGCCCGGGCCGCGGTCAGGCCGCGGCGGTGGTGCTGACGGCACAGCACCTCGTAGGAGACGGCGCTGGGGGCTGTGTCGGAGTCACCGTCGGTGTCGCCGACGACCACCTGGTCGCCTTCGGTGACGATGACGCCGTCTTCGACGCGGGCGTTGTGGGTGGCGCGCTTGCCGCACCAGCACAGCGCCTCCACCTGGAGCACCTCGGTGCGGTCGGCGAGCTCGACGAGACGAGCCGAGCCCGGGAACAGCCGGGTGCGGAAGTCGGTGAGGATGCCGAAGCAGAAGACGTCGATCTGCAGCTCGTCGACGATCTTGGCCAGCTCCTGGATCTGGTCGGGCGTGTAGAACTGCGCCTCGTCACAGATGAGGTAGTCGACCCGCGCGCCGTGGGTCAGCGCACCGACGACGTACCTCCAGAAGTCGAAGTCGTCCGCGACCTCGATCGCGTCGTGGGTCAGGCCGAGGCGAGAGGTGACCACGGCCTCGCCGGAGCGGTCGTGGGCGGTGAAGATCCGGCCGATGCGGCCACGCGCGGCGTGGTTGTGGTTGGTCTGCAGCGCGAGGGTCGACTTGCCCGCGTCCATCGTCCCGGTCCAGAAGGTCAGCTCAGCCACGCGGAGGATCCTATGGCCTGAGGGGTCACGAGATCAGCAGCGGGATCAGCATCTCGTCGGGTGTCAGCGACCCGTGCAGCCCCACCAGCGTCGTCTCGTAGTGGAACAGGTGCGTGGAGACGACCGCATGCTCGCCGTGGGAGGCGACGACGACGTCGCCCAGACGCGGCAGCACCGACGGGGTGACCGGGCCGAACCAGCCACGGCGGATCGCCGACTCCCGGCTCATCACGTCGGCCTTGTCGCCGAGCACCTCCGACCAGGTCGCGACCACGTCTTCGACCGCTCCGCGGGAGCAGTAGAGGTGGCGGAAGCGGGCCTCTCCCCCGACCAGCGCGACGCCGTCGCCGAGCTCGGGGAAGTCGTCGATGTCGGTGCGCGCCTCGTAGGGCGAGTCGACCATGCCGTGGTCGGCGAGCACCAGCAGGCGCACCGACGGGTCGAGCGCGTCGCGCAGCTGCTCGGCCTCGGCATCGATCATCGAGAGCTGCTGCAGCCAGGGCGAGGAGGCGACGCCGTAGCGGTGGCCGGTCCAGTCGAGGTCGCCGTCGTAGAGGTAGGTCAGCGACCCCGGCACCTTCGAGAGCGCCACCGCCGACGCGATCCGCTCCCCCACCCGGTCGGCGCCGACGAACTCGGCACCCCGATGGGCCGCCACGGTGAGCCCGGAGCCACCGAAGGCACGCTTGTTGATCACCGTGACCGGCACCCCGGCCTCCCCCAGCCGCTGGAAGACGGTCTGGTTGGGCTGCCACTCGACGGGATCGACGTCCTTGGGCCACTGCAGCGCGTTGAGCAGGTGCTCGGTGCCGGGGATCCGCGAGGTGTAGCCGACCAGCCCGTGGCCGCCCGGAGCCAGCCCGGTGCCGAAGGAGGTCAGGCTGGTCGCCGTCGTCGACGGCACACCGGCCGTGCCCGGCGCCTGCTCCTCGGCCAGCGAAGCCAGGAACGGGGCGGCGTGGGCATAGCGGCGCAGCAGGTTGGTGCCCATCCCGTCGACCAGGAACACGACGTACGCCGCCGCGGAGGGCAGCTCGAGACCGGGTCGGCCGTCGGGGGTGCCCAGGGAGACGTCCAGGGCGGCCGCCACGGCCGGCAGGACATCACCCAGCGAGCGCTCCCCGTAGGCGGGGGCGAGAAAACCGGCCACGGGTCCTACCGGCGGTGGGTGCGTGCCGAGAGCGATTCCGCGAAGGCCAGCATGCGGCCGACCGAGTCGTGGCCGTCAGCGGCGGCCGAGACACGCAGCGAGAAGTCGTCGGGGGTGAGCACGCCGGTGTAGCCGTGGTCGGCGTCGCAGTTGGGGTCGGAGCAGCCGGCCGGCTCGAGGTCGACGCGGTTGACGCCGCCCCAGCCGATCGTCATGACCGCTTCGGCGGCCTTGCTCGGGCCGCTGGTCGGGTTGGCGATCATCCGGGTCACCACCACGGAGGTCACCGAGTCGATGCGTACGGCCTCGGTCGAGGTGGAGGTGTAGGGCTCGGGCAGCAGGTCGTCACCCGCGTGCTCGTCGGTGTGGGCCAGGATCAGCCGCGACGGGGTCAGCACCAGCACGGAGAGGTGGCGACGCACCTCGTCACGGTCGAAGGTCGGCTCGTGGTGCAGGAAGAAGGCGACCACCTTCTCGCCCGCGACCGCGGAGGCGACACAGTCGGCCACCACCTCGGGGTAGTAGCCGGTGCGGTCGATCTCGGCGCGCAGGTCGTCGGCGCGGTCGAGATCATCGGTGCGGGTGCTCATGCCCCCATCCTTCCACGGCCCGTCACAGGCCGCCTACCCACAGCCCGCAGGCACGCGGCCGCGGAACCCTTGACCTCAAGTTCACTTAAGATATTAGCGTCTCTCGCATGACCACTACTGACACCGACGCAGGCACCCAGACTCCGCCGACAGGCGCATCGATGCCCGCCGGGTACGTGACAGGCGTTGCGTACGAAGCCATCATCGCCTTCATCCGGAGCCAGCAGGAGGACCGCGGATACACGCAGCCACAGTTCTGGTTGCTCCGGAACCTGTCGCCGAACGACCTCTCACCCGATGGCCGCGGCATGTCGATCGCCGAGCTGCGGGACGCGATGAGCACCTACCTCCGGAAGGAGGACGACCTCGAGTCCGAAGCGCGGGTGCTGCTGGAGAAGGGGTGGCTGGAGCGGGACGAGAGCGATCACCTCTCGATCACACCGACCGGTGAGACTGCCCTCGCTGGGCTCAAGCAGTTCGCGCCGGCCATCCGCGCGATGCTTCACCAGGGGATCGACGACGCCGACTACGCGACGACCGTTCGAGTGCTCACGCAGCTGATCGAGAACGCCGGTGGTCGGCTGTCCTGATCGGCCGCTCGCCCCTCGGCCGACTAGCCCGGGAGGGTGTCGCCGACGGCCGGGTTGAGGCGGCGTACGAACCAGTCGGAGCGCGGATCGGCGACCAGGTCCACGCGCGCGGTGGCGGTCAGCACGGCGGAGCGCTCGAGGCCGACGAGCACCAGGGAGAGATCGAGCGACGAGATCTGGGGCAGGTCGTTCTGCAGCTGGGCGACCTTGAGCACGAGCCGCTCGATCTCGTCGACGTCGACCATGTCTCCGCCGCGGTAGCCGAAGAGCATCGGCGCCGCCTTGATCTCGCGCACCATCGAGGCCGCGTCGCGCTCGGAGAGCGGCGGGATCCGGTAGGCGCGGTCGGCGAGCAGCTCGGTGATCGGCCCGGCGATGCCGAAGGAGACCACCGGCCCGAACAGCGGGTCCTCGATCGAGCGGACCGCGACCGGGATGCCGGGCGGCGCCGTACGCTGCACCGCGAAGCCGCCGGTCTCGGGCGGGATCCGTCCGGCGATCTCCTCCCAGGCCTCGGTCATCTCCTCGACGTCGTCGATGTTGCGTACGACGTGGGCCTGGTCGGGCCGCTCGCGCACGCTCTCGACGGTGGCCTTCAGCACGACACCCCAGCCGAGGTCGTCGGCGGCCGAGATCGCCTCCTCGAGCGTGGAGACGCGGTGGGTGTTCCACAGCTTGATCCCGTAGGCGGCCAGCACCATCGTGAGGTCTTCGCGACTCAGGTCGCCGCCCGTCGGGCGCGCGGCGAGCACGTCGGTGACGATCTTGCGCGCGGTGCGCGGGTCGCACTCCTCGTCGGCGAGCCACGGCGTGTCACCGTCGGCGGTGCGCAGCCACACGGCGTACTCGACGACCTTGGCCAGCGCGCGCACGGCCGACTCGACCGAGGAGTAGGACGGCACCGAGCCGCGGCCAGCGGTGGAGCCGGCGACGTCGGGCACGCGGAGGAGCTCGGGAACACCCTCGGCGCCGAGGAACGAGGTGACCAGCGGCTTGTCGGACTGCTCCCCCACCGCGGCGAGCACGTTGGCGATCTCCTCGCCGGAGACGTTGAGCGGCGGGATGTAGACCGAGATCACCGCGTCGACCTCGGGGTCGTCGATGGCCGCGTCGAGCGCGTCCTCGAAGTCTTCGGCGCTCGGCTCGGTGGGCAGCGGCACCTGCTTGTTGACCTGGAGCCCCACCGAGACAGCGGCGTCGGCGGCGAGCAGGCCCAGCGCGTCGGAGTTGCCGACGATGGCGACCCGTCGCCCGCGCGGGAGCGGCTGGTGAGCGAGCAGCTGGGCGACGTCGAACATCTCGTCGAGGGTGTCGACCTGCACGATGCCGGCCTGGCGGAACATCGCGTCGACCGCCGCGGGCGGGGCGCTGATCTTGCGCACGGCGTGGCCCATCGGCACACCCTGGGTGGTGCGCCCCGAACGCACCGCCACGATCGGCTTGCGCAGCGAGACGCGGCGGGCGATGCGGGAGAACTTGCGCGGGTTACCGATCGACTCCAGATACATCATCACGACCTCGGTCGAGACGTCCTCCTCCCAGTACTGGAGCAGGTCGTTGCCGGAGACGTCGGCGCGGTTGCCGGCGCTGACGAAGGTCGAGAGACCCAGGCCGCGGTTGTTGACCTTCTCCAGGATCGCGGAGCCGAGGGCACCCGACTGGCAGAAGAAGCCCGCGCGACCGCGCGGCGGCATCGTCGGGGCGAGGCTGGCGTTGATCCGCACCTGCGGGTCGGTGTTGATCACACCCAGCGCGTTGGGCCCGATCAGGCGCAGCCCGTAGGAGCGCGACAGGTTGACCAGACGGCGCTGCCGCTGGCGGCCCTCCTCACCGGTCTCGGCGAAACCGCTGGAGATGACCACGAGCCCGTGGACGCCCTTGGCGGCGCAGTCGAGCACGACGTCCTGCACGGCGTCGGCGGGCACCGCGACGATCGCCACGTCGACGTCGTCGGGGATGTCCTGGACGCTCTTGTAGGCGGGCATGCCGCTGACCGCGCTCGAGCTGGGGTTGACCATGTAGACCCGGCCGGTGAAGTCGCCGATCACCAGGTTGCGTACGAGCGCCTGCCCGATCGTCTCCTGCCTGCGGCTCGCACCGATGACCGCGACGGAGCGCGGGTTGAAGAACCGGTTGATGGAGGCCGCCTCGGCCTCGTGCTCGCGCAGGGCGAGCCGGCCGACCGCGGTGTCGGTCACGTCGATGCCGAACTGCAGCGCGATGACCCCGTCCTCGTAGACGCTGGCCACCTTGTAGCCGGCGTCGCGGAAGGTCTGGATCATCCGCGCGTTGTCGGGAAGCACGTCGGCGGTGAACTTGGTGAGCCCGCGCTCACGCCCGGCCTGGGAGAGGTGCTCGAGGAGGATCTGCGCGATCCCCCGGCCCTGGTAGTCGTCCTCGACGAGGAAGGCGACCTCGGCCTCGCCCGGCCGCACCACGTCGTAGCGCCCGACCGCGATCATCCGGCCCCGCAGGGTCAGGATGAACGCGACCCGGTCCTTGTGGTCGACCTCGGTGAAGCGCGCGACGTCCCTCGCGGACAGGTGCGGCATCGGCGAGAAGAAGCGGTAGTACTTCGACTCGTCGCTGACCCGATGGTCATAGAAGTCGACCAGCAGGTCCTTGTCGGCCGAACGGATCGGACGGATGTGTGCCGTGCGCCCGTCGCGCAGCAGGACGTCAGCCTCCCAGTGGGAGGGGTACGGAGGGGTCTGCTGCGCGGTCACGAGAGAAATCTAGCCGGAGACACCAGCCCCCGCGCGCAGCAGCCGCCCGTCAATGGTGAACGACGTTGGCGCGGTCACGCTTGTTGAGCACCTGCCAGCCGTCGTAGTCCCAGGTGCGCGCCAGCTTCTGCGCGTGCCGGGGAGCGTCGCCCTCGTGGTTGCGGATGACGAGCTCGCGGATGGCGAAGTCGAC
The sequence above is drawn from the Nocardioides albertanoniae genome and encodes:
- a CDS encoding MarR family winged helix-turn-helix transcriptional regulator: MTTTDTDAGTQTPPTGASMPAGYVTGVAYEAIIAFIRSQQEDRGYTQPQFWLLRNLSPNDLSPDGRGMSIAELRDAMSTYLRKEDDLESEARVLLEKGWLERDESDHLSITPTGETALAGLKQFAPAIRAMLHQGIDDADYATTVRVLTQLIENAGGRLS
- a CDS encoding bifunctional GNAT family N-acetyltransferase/acetate--CoA ligase family protein translates to MTAQQTPPYPSHWEADVLLRDGRTAHIRPIRSADKDLLVDFYDHRVSDESKYYRFFSPMPHLSARDVARFTEVDHKDRVAFILTLRGRMIAVGRYDVVRPGEAEVAFLVEDDYQGRGIAQILLEHLSQAGRERGLTKFTADVLPDNARMIQTFRDAGYKVASVYEDGVIALQFGIDVTDTAVGRLALREHEAEAASINRFFNPRSVAVIGASRRQETIGQALVRNLVIGDFTGRVYMVNPSSSAVSGMPAYKSVQDIPDDVDVAIVAVPADAVQDVVLDCAAKGVHGLVVISSGFAETGEEGRQRQRRLVNLSRSYGLRLIGPNALGVINTDPQVRINASLAPTMPPRGRAGFFCQSGALGSAILEKVNNRGLGLSTFVSAGNRADVSGNDLLQYWEEDVSTEVVMMYLESIGNPRKFSRIARRVSLRKPIVAVRSGRTTQGVPMGHAVRKISAPPAAVDAMFRQAGIVQVDTLDEMFDVAQLLAHQPLPRGRRVAIVGNSDALGLLAADAAVSVGLQVNKQVPLPTEPSAEDFEDALDAAIDDPEVDAVISVYIPPLNVSGEEIANVLAAVGEQSDKPLVTSFLGAEGVPELLRVPDVAGSTAGRGSVPSYSSVESAVRALAKVVEYAVWLRTADGDTPWLADEECDPRTARKIVTDVLAARPTGGDLSREDLTMVLAAYGIKLWNTHRVSTLEEAISAADDLGWGVVLKATVESVRERPDQAHVVRNIDDVEEMTEAWEEIAGRIPPETGGFAVQRTAPPGIPVAVRSIEDPLFGPVVSFGIAGPITELLADRAYRIPPLSERDAASMVREIKAAPMLFGYRGGDMVDVDEIERLVLKVAQLQNDLPQISSLDLSLVLVGLERSAVLTATARVDLVADPRSDWFVRRLNPAVGDTLPG
- a CDS encoding type II toxin-antitoxin system VapB family antitoxin, producing MAVTQIELDAELLAEVQRISGATTTQEAVDFAIRELVIRNHEGDAPRHAQKLARTWDYDGWQVLNKRDRANVVHH